The Anabas testudineus chromosome 11, fAnaTes1.2, whole genome shotgun sequence genome has a segment encoding these proteins:
- the cyhr1 gene encoding cysteine and histidine-rich protein 1, with translation MSSLEDRDVGVAAAPGSSSAGLGVGAVGAAAEAVAGVAAMQEEVGIRREGPEPDPDEPPKKRVKIPEGESGKLEERLYSVLCCTVCLDLPKASVYQCTNGHLMCAGCFIHLLADSRLKEEQATCPNCRCEISKNLCCRNLAVEKAVSELPTECTFCLKQFPRSSLERHQKEECQDRVTQCKYKRIGCPWQGPFHELPAHEGECSHPTKTGTELMGILGEMDQNHHRDMQLYNSIFSLLCYEKIGFTEVQFRPYRTDDFITRLYYETPRFTVLNQTWVLKARVNDSERNPNLSCKRTLSFQLILKSKVNSALECSFLLLKGPYDDVRIKPVIHHHSFSNDANETDYVPLPISDSVECNKLLAAKNINLRLFIFQVQK, from the exons ATGTCTTCCCTGGAAGACAGAGACGTGGGCGTTGCGGCCGCCCCTGGCTCCTCCTCGGCCGGCCTAGGGGTCGGGGCCGTGGGGGCAGCGGCGGAGGCTGTCGCCGGGGTCGCAGCCATGCAGGAGGAGGTCGGGATACGGCGAGAAGGGCCCGAGCCTGACCCAGACGAGCCACCCAAGAAGAGGGTGAAAATACCCGAGGGAGAGTCGGGAAAGCTGGAGGAGAGACTGTACTCAGTGCTGTGCTGCACCGTGTGCCTAGACTTGCCCAAGGCGTCTGTATATCAG TGTACCAACGGACATCTGATGTGTGCGGGCTGTTTCATCCACCTCTTGGCTGATTCACGTCTCAAGGAGGAACAGGCCACGTGTCCCAACTGCAG gtgtgaGATCAGCAAGAACCTGTGCTGCAGAAACCTTGCGGTGGAGAAGGCTGTCAGTGAGCTGCCGACAGAATGTACCTTCTGCCTAAAACAGTTCCCCCGCTCCAGCTTAGAGAGGCACCAGAAAGAAGAGTGCCAAGACAG GGTGACACAGTGTAAGTACAAGAGGATCGGCTGTCCTTGGCAGGGTCCCTTCCATGAGCTGCCGGCACATGAGGGCGAGTGCTCCCACCCCACTAAGACGGGTACAGAGCTGATGGGAATACTGGGAGAGATGGACCAGAACCACCACAGAGACATGCAGCTCTACAACAGCATCTTTAGCCTGCTCTGCTACGAGAAGATTGGGTTTACAG AGGTGCAGTTCAGGCCGTACCGCACCGATGACTTCATCACTCGTCTTTACTATGAAACACCGCGCTTCACTGTACTCAACCAGACGTGGGTGCTCAAGGCCCGTGTTAACGACTCTGAACGCAACCCCAACCTCTCCTGCAAGCGCACTCTCTCGTTCCAGCTCATCCTCAAGAGCAAG GTGAACTCTGCCCTGGAGTGCTCCTTCCTGCTGTTGAAGGGGCCGTACGATGACGTGCGGATCAAGCCGGTCATCCACCACCACTCCTTCAGCAATGACGCCAACGAGACCGATTACGTCCCTCTGCCCATTTCCGATTCGGTGGAGTGCAACAAACTGCTGGCCGCCAAAAACATCAACCTGCGCCTGTTCATCTTCCAAGTCCAAAAataa